The following coding sequences lie in one Trichoderma breve strain T069 chromosome 1, whole genome shotgun sequence genomic window:
- a CDS encoding glutamine amidotransferase class-I domain-containing protein, with amino-acid sequence MARVLRLGILECETTLPKAKAARGSYGDIFEDLFRLGLKNLGDAASDVQLQVSKWDVINGKYPQIEDVDAIVMTGSYGTAFEDVPWIVTLVDYIKHALESTDKKVIGICFGHQIIGRALGADVNHSPGGWELSVGSIDLNEQGQKFLGSPSLALHQMHRDAVLTVPSEVTNLGSSATCPIQILYKPGRVLSFQGHPEFDEPINDELLKVERNIFGEEAFQDAIKRVDRPHDGVRLSSKIIEFFLDSGNWKDREE; translated from the exons ATGGCTCGAGTGCTGCGATTGGGCATTTTAGAATGCGAAACGACTCTACCCAAGGCCAAAGCCGCTCGCGGCTCATACGGTGACATCTTTGAAGATCTCTTTAGGCTTGGACTCAAAAACTTGGGCGATGCGGCCTCCGATGTGCAGCTCCAAGTGAGCAAATGGGATGTCATCAATGGGAAATATCCTCAGATAGAGGACGTAGATGCAATCGTCATGACTGGAAGCT ACGGCACGGCATTTGAAGATGTTCCGTGGATCGTGACTCTAGTCGACTACATCAAACACGCCCTGGAATCTACAGACAAGAAAGTCATCGGCATTTGCTTCGGCCACCAGATCATCGGTCGTGCACTCGGAGCCGACGTCAACCACAGTCCAGGCGGGTGGGAGCTCTCCGTCGGAAGCATTGATCTGAACGAGCAGGGCCAGAAATTCCTTGGGTCTCCGTCGCTG GCGCTGCATCAGATGCATCGCGATGCCGTCCTCACGGTCCCGTCTGAAGTCACAAACCTCGGCTCTAGCGCTACATGTCCCATCCAGATTCTCTACAAGCCAGGGCGAGTGCTTTCTTTCCAGGGGCACCCGGAATTTGACGAGCCCATCAACGACGAGCTTCTCAAAGTGGAGCGCAACATATTTGGCGAGGAAGCATTCCAGGACGCCATCAAACGTGTCGACCGTCCGCACGACGGGGTGCGTTTGTCTAGCAAGATCATCGAGTTTTTTCTCGACAGCGGAAACTGGAAGGATAGGGAAGAGTAA
- a CDS encoding fungal specific transcription factor domain-containing protein: MSLAGDPVMERGIAIPRIVRDNGFCLTCRRAGKQCDSTLPICRTCQEDGLECIQPISAYPRVQSNPAKRQRDSSESPEERPRARLRPASLSPATVEPPAEPESESEAETEILTTSAPEPQSESETEILTPSTPRPQSEAETEILIPSAPKPQYESVRQTRPQPQPQPQPQPQPQHQENEDDENSTSGPGWSVFMNAITREIDQAQQSLLRQTQGHVRFSMVLDPHNGDPDHDYAVYYDYLYDLDSDSDSDSDSDSGDEDDDVGRPDEDGSQNSAPSTSETAAHTPPTVIVYQIRDTWTGPGAPPLVAYLHDFIDYMSVCHLSRAPSDSLPLSLLPASEQTTAETLRYYVLRPINRGTRPLPDINPTNPKVVDLAYSNPLALQLIIAERANHREVSSARLPTGQIAEEFYRAAIGAFAPKIRSYLNGHEEDMLPLTMGSLILALMEKARLDRRGRAPNYPAFAGRILIMLTTLPHEEVCDNLPDILVEYYMHTAMFACLAADITTAETIPFVSSAFQDAVDRLAARNYNGTLCGTWLPIMVSIHNIFTLGMSMRPYVNGPLNIPRPGPSVGYLSDHFVTFGRIQEKLFNFAPALDEFSPDFEAAVVWRNAAMLYLWSLLEWPHAPKPTGPYSEMIHNAFHDAIRRLGQIDREHDVNKTICWPLLVIGCFSMEKNYQDYIGSRLLDISARFKVGNALETYFILKHVWTLPAVWRSPWLLRGSIRETKSWGTHEPNRFL; this comes from the exons ATGTCATTGGCA GGAGACCCCGTCATGGAACGTGGAATAGCCATCCCTCGAATCGTCAGAGACAATGGATTCTGCCTCACCTGTCGTCGCGCGGGGAAGCAATGTGACTCGACGCTACCCATATGCCGTACTTGTCAAGAGGACGGGCTCGAGTGTATTCAGCCAATCAGTGCATACCCTCGAGTACAGAGCAATCCTGCAAAACGTCAAAGGGATAGCTCTGAATCGCCAGAAGAGAGGCCCCGGGCTAGGCTCCGACCTGCGTCTTTGTCTCCGGCTACAGTAGAGCCTCCTGCCGAGCCCGAGTCCGAGTCCGAGGCTGAGACTGAAATCTTGACAACGTCGGCACCTGAACCTCAATCTGAATCTGAGACTGAAATCTTGACCCCGTCTACACCTCGACCTCAGTCCGAGGCTGAGACTGAAATCTTGATCCCGTCGGCACCTAAACCTCAATATGAGTCTGTTCGCCAGACTcggcctcaacctcaacctcaacctcaacctcaacctcagccaCAACACCaggagaatgaagatgatgagaattcTACATCTGGGCCTGGGTGGAGCGTGTTTATGAATGCTATAACACGAGAGATTGATCAAGCTCAGCAGAGCTTGCTACGACAGACGCAAGGCCATGTGCGATTCTCCATGGTTCTCGACCCACACAACGGTGACCCAGACCATGACTATGCTGTCTATTACGATTACCTTTACGACCTCGACTCTGACTCTGACTCTGACTCTGATTCCGActctggagatgaagatgatgatgtcggtAGGCCAGATGAGGACGGAAGCCAAAACTCTGCCCCCTCTACCTCAGAAACGGCGGCTCATACCCCTCCTACCGTTATTGTGTATCAGATCAGGGATACTTGGACAGGACCGGGAGCGCCTCCTCTCGTAGCTTATCTTCACGACTTCATTGACTATATGAGCGTGTGTCACTTGTCACGTGCGCCATCCGACTCTCTGCCACTTTCATTGCTGCCGGCAAGTGAGCAAACTACAGCCGAGACTCTCAGATACTATGTTCTGCGCCCAATCAACCGCGGCACGAGGCCTTTGCCAGATATTAACCCTACCAACCCCAAGGTTGTTGACTTGGCATATTCCAACCCTCTGGCCCTgcagctcatcatcgccgagAGGGCCAATCACCGCGAGGTATCCTCTGCAAGGCTGCCGACGGGTCAGATAGCTGAAGAGTTCTATCGTGCTGCTATTGGCGCCTTTGCTCCCAAGATTCGAAGCTACCTCAATGGACATGAAGAGGACATGTTGCCTCTGACTATGGGGAGTCTGATCCTGGCTCTCATGGAG AAAGCTCGGTTGGACAGGCGTGGCCGAGCTCCCAATTATCCTGCATTCGCCGGTCGCATTCTGATCATGCTTACCACTCTTCCCCACGAGGAAGTTTGCGATAATCTTCCAGATATCTTGGTCGAGTATTATATGCACACTGCCATGTTTGCTTGCCTCGCAGCCGATATTACCACGGCAGAGACGATCCCTTTCGTGAGCAGTGCGTTTCAAGATGCCGTCGACAGACTGGCGGCCAGGAACTACAACGGTACGCTCTGCGGAACCTGGTTGCCGATCATGGTTTCCATACATAACATCTTTACGCTGGGCATGTCCATGCGACCTTATGTAAATGGCCCGTTGAATATCCCAAGACCAGGCCCGTCGGTAGGCTATCTGTCTGATCACTTTGTCACCTTTGGCCGGATTCAAGAGAAGCTATTCAATTTCGCACCTGCCCTGGATGAGTTCAGCCCGGATTTCGAGGCGGCCGTGGTGTGGAGAAATGCGGCCATGCTGTACCTTTGGAGCCTCTTGGAATGGCCACACGCCCCGAAACCCACCGGACCTTACAGCGAAATGATTCACAACGCTTTTCACGACGCAATCCGGCGGCTGGGGCAAATAGACAGGGAGCACGATGTGAACAAGACCATTTGTTGGCCCCTGCTCGTCATTGGTTGCTTCTCAATGGAAAAGAATTATCAGGATTACATTGGAAGCCGCCTCCTCGACATCTCAGCCCGCTTCAAGGTTGGCAACGCGCTCGAGACTTATTTCATACTGAAGCATGTCTGGACGCTGCCGGCTGTGTGGCGTAGCCCCTGGCTACTGCGCGGATCGATTCGAGAGACGAAGAGCTGGGGAACTCATGAGCCTAACCGTTTCTTATAA